Within the Enterobacter roggenkampii genome, the region ATGTTCGGCCCCCACCGTTAATACCGGCATGGTTAAAGGCGTTTGCGAACGGCGCTGGTTCTGCCGGATGGTTTCCGGGATAGCGCGATAATAGTCGAAGCCCGCACGCAGCCCGCCGGGTGTCGAATAGGCGGCGATATACACCTCTGCAGCGACCTGTTCACGGCGATGCGACCAGCGATCGAAAATATAGCTGAGATAATGTGATTCGCGCCCGCTGGTCAGGGTCTCGGGTAAATCCGCCAGTTGATTGAACATGAAGTGCCAGAGAAAGATGTTCTCTTCCGGTGCGACGAAAATCGGCGGTGGCGGTGCCAGTCCAGGAATAACCGCTTCTGTCAGCACAAGTCGTTCTATTGCCTGAGGAAAATCGCTCGCTATGGCATAGCCAACCCACATGCCGATATCGTGGCCCACTATGCTATAACGCGCATGACCCCACTGCGCCATCATGGTATGCAGCATGGCACCGACACGTCCGGTGTCATAGCCGTCGCGCGGTTTATCGGACTCACCAATACCCGGAGGGTCGACCGCTATCGCCTGAAAACCCGCCGCCGCCAGCGCCTGAAGAACATAACGCCAGGTATACCAGGTCTGCGGCCAGCCCGGTATCAGTAATACCGGTTGACCTTTTCCCGCCACGACGCAATGGATGCGCTGTCCGTTCACTTTCGTATAGACGTGTTCTGCCCTGAGATCCGCATGCGCGATCTCACCGTATTGTTGTTCCATGGGGACTCCCTGTAATGTCGTGGCTTAGCGAATGCCGAGTAGTGCGTTGATTTGCTGAGGGTTAACCGGCGCACCGGCGAAATCATCAAAGACTTTATCGGTAATGTGAATAATATGGTCGCGGATGAACGTAGCCCCTTCTCTGGCACCATCCAGCGGGTTTTTCAGACAGCACTCCCACTCCAGGGTTGCCCAGCCAGCATAATCGTATTGGGTCAGCTTCGAGAAAATGGCCCTGAAATCCACCTGGCCGTCACCCAATGAGCGAAAACGTCCTGCACGATCAACCCATGACTGATAGCCACCATAAATACCCTGACGACCGGTCGGATTAAATTCAGCGTCTTTCACGTGGAACATGTTGATCATGTCCTTATAAATATCAATAAACTCCAGATAGTTAAGCTGCTGGAGCACCATGTGGCTGGGGTCGAAAAGTATCCGGCAGCGGGGATGTTCTTTTACCCTTTGATAAAACATTTCAAACGTCACCCCATCATGCAAATCTTCACTCGGGTGGATCTCATAGCAGAGGTTAATGCCCTGCTCTTCGCAGGCGTTAAGTACCGGCATCCAGCGTCTGGCCAGCTCGTCAAAGGCGGTTTCAATTAACCCTTCCGGGCGCTGCGGGAACGGGAACAAATAGGGCCACGCCAGCGAGCCAGAAAAGGTACCCAGATCGCTGAGGCCAAGCCTGGCAGAGGCCTTGACCGCCATCAGCAGCTGTTGCCGTGCCCATTCGCTACGGGCTTGTGGGTTGCCGTGGACTTCCGGCGGCGCAAAGCTGTCGCATAAGCTGTCGTAAGCAGGATGGACCGCCATCAGTTGGCCGAAGATATGGCTGGTCAGTTCACTCACCACCAGGCCATGCTCCGCCAGCATACCGACCAAATCATCACAGTAGGTCTGACTTTCTGCGGCCGTCGCCACGTCGAAGAGACGGCGATCCCATGCCGGAATTTGCAGGGCGCTAAAACCCGTTTCCGCCGCCCACCGGGCTATCGCCGGCAAATCATTAAAGGGGGCCGCGTCATCGCTGAACTGGGCCAGATGGAGAGAGGGACCTTTGAGGGTTTTCATCGTATACTCCTATTGTTTGTCGATTGACAAACAATAGGAGTAAAGCCGGATAACCGCAAGCGAAAATTATAAATTCGTTGGTAATCCAGATGATTTAGGCGATCCTGTTGCACAGAATTCAGGACCAACCGGAGCAACAAAATGGCAGGCAGACCGCGCCAGTTCGATCGTGACCAGGCGCTTATCAAAGCGCGCAACCTATTCTGGAGACAGGGTTATGAAGGAACCTCGATGTCAGATCTGGTGGCAGAGCTGGGTATCGCGTCGGCACGGATTTACAAGGCGTTTGGTTCAAAAGAACAGCTCTTTCGGGAAGCTATCGCTGATTACGAAAATCAGGAAGGCAGTTTTGCGGATCGGGCCTTAGCCGCTGGGGGCACAGTGCGGGATACCCTCCAGACGCTATTAATGGATGCGGTTCACCTGTACTGCCATCCGGATTTGCCGCAAGGATGTATGGTGGTGGCCTCTGCAGCCAGCGTCAGCGCAGAAAATGAGCCGATCAAAACCTGGCTGGCGCAGCATCGCCTGCAGCGTACACAGCAGATCATCGACCGTCTCCATCAGGCAGTGCAAAACGGTGAACTGCAGGATACGACCGATGCAGAGAGTCTGGGAGACTATTTCGCCGTCTTTTTACACGGTTTGTCGGTGCAGGCCCGGGACGGTGTTCCGGAATCACGTTTGCAGGCGGCGGTTAAGCAGGCGCTTAACCTGCTGCCGCCTTCCTGAGTGCGACGCTGAGGAAGGCCGCACAGCGTGGCCTTAGCGCGTTCTGCCGTAAGGCGGAATTACTGACACGTTACGCAAAATCGCATCAATGGTGATCGTCATACTGATGCTCAATCACCATTCCTTCCGCCACGCTCGCCACATGGCGTGCACGCGGGTGATAGACCGGTGCAGGGGCGGCATACGTTGTTTGTACAGGTGCAGGCGCAACGCTTACCGCCTCAGGAACCGTAGCTGACTGCGGAACAATCACGACCTTATACCCGGTGGGGACATCGACCGTGACGCTCTGGGCCATCGCTGTATTGACCACGGCAAAACCTGCCAGGGCAGCAAATAAAATAATACGGTTTTTCATAAATTGAATTATTTCCTGTATCAAGAAGATAATTCATTATGTCGACTGAATCTTAAGACAATATTAATTTTCATGTTCTGAAATGTGCAGAAAATGCCAAATATATTGTCACAAGCGAATATTTTAATTTTTGAAATATATTGACTTACGCTTTTTAAAAAGGCGGCAAGAAACATGCTCGCATGCCGCCTCGCCTGTTATGTTAATACTTAATATCCCGCGCTTTTTGCCGCCCGGCCTGTTTCATCTGACGTTTATCTTGGCGGCAGTCGTGATTACTCTGGTTATTGTTCGCCACGCAGGTCTGTTTCACCTGCCGTGACGCGTCGCGGGTTTCCTGCCTGACATCACGCGCCACGCGCCGCTCCTGCGCCTGCTGGGTCGCACTGGTGGAAACCGAGAAAAGCGTCAGAAAAATGAGAGAAAGGACAGGGATAAAAGATAACGATCTGTTCATAGCAACACCTCGTAGAAGAGAGTCCAGAACGTCAGGGGTTAGCAAAAGAATAGCAGTTTCAGAGCACGCGGAATGGGGAAGGCGTTAATAATGTAAGGCCGCTCAAGGCGGCCTTATCACGTTGCGTTATGCCGTCAGGCGGAACTTCTGCACCGAGCGCTGAAGATCTTCGGTCTGACGCTCCAGCGCCGAAGCCGCCGCGGAAACCTCCTCCACCAGCGAGGCGTTTTGCTGGGTGACGCCGTCCATCTGCGTAATGGCGATACCGACCTGCGAAATGCCTTTACTCTGCTCCTCAGAGGCAGAGGCGATTTGCTTCATAATGGTCGTCACTTCCGTCACGTCCCGCAAAATCGCATCCATGGTCGTACCCGTGTCGCTTACCAGCTTTGCACCCTGCTCGACGCGGGAAACGGAATCGGTAATCAGCCCCTCAATCTCTTTCGCCGCGTTGGCGCTGCGGCTTGCCAGGTTGCGGACTTCGCCCGCGACGACGGCGAAGCCGCGCCCCTGTTCGCCCGCGCGTGCTGCTTCAACCGCCGCGTTAAGTGCCAGAATATTGGTCTGGAAGGCAATGCTGTTAATGACGTTGGTGATTTCAGCAATTTTCTTCGAGCTTTCCGAAATACCGCTCATGGTGCTTACCACCTCTTCCACCAGCGAACCGCCGCGGCTGGCGGTGGTTGAGGCCACATCGGCCAGCTGGCTTGCCTGACGGGCGCTCTCCGCGTTCAGTTTCACCGTAGCGGTCAGCTGTTCCATGCTGGCTGCCGTCTCTTCCAGCGCCGCCGCCTGCTCTTCGGTACGGGAGGAGAGATCGTTGTTACCGCTGGAAATCTCCGTCGCCCCGCGCCAGATATTTTCACTGCCGGAGCGGATCGTGCTGACCGCCTCGCGCAGGCTGTCCTGCATGGCGCTCAGCAGCGGCACCAGCTGTCCCACGCAGTTGCGGCCGAACGGTTCAATGGGCTGGCTGAGATCGCCCTGAGCAATCTGGCGGAACTGCTGGCGAATGCGGTCGAGCGGTTTGACCAGCATCGCGACCAGGTAACGGTCGGTGAAGAGCAGGATCAGCAGACCGACGATCGTGGCGACGATAATCACCGTACGGGTCATGCTGGTCAGGCCGTCCACCACCACGCGGGTGCTGTCGAGCGACTTCGCGGCAGCATTGTTGAACTCTTCAGCCGCCGCGCCGAACGCGCGGCTCAGCGTTGGCGTGACGTTATTGGCCTGCTGACGATAACCGTCCAGCGCGCCCAGTTTCGCCTGCTGCATTTGCGGCGTCACGCCCTGTTCGAGCAGCGCCTGCCAGGCACCGATCACCCGGGAAGAGACCTGGGGATCCATTGGGCCTGGGGAGATCGCCTTCATCTCGGCCAGCTTCTTGCCCATGTTATCCAGCGCCTGCTGGGCAGAGGCCAGATCCGGCGTGCCGCCTGCGGCTTTGACTTCCATTGCGCGGCTCAGACGGGTCACAAAGCGGAAATACTGATCGTTGCCCTGGCTGAGCACCGTCATCTGCTTGACCAGCTGACGGTCCACCTCGTTGCCATCAGAAACGCGAGACAGAGACCAGGTGCTGTACAGCCCAACACCCGCCCACATTAAACAAAAGATCCCGAGAATCGCCAGCATGACGAAACGGATCGTGAAATTACGGAGCATATTCATAAGTCTTCCTTGCCGTGAGGGTGAATTCGCCCAGAGGCGAGTCTTACCCTCGTTATCGGCAGAAACTGACGAAGTTATACTATTTCGCGCGTAATTTTATAAAAATCTTCGCTACCCTGCCGTTCGCCGGAAAAGGATAATCACTGCGGGGAAAATCTTACTGGTCAATACATGTTTTCATATTTCAGCAGCCGTCGAAATGTAAAACAGACAAACAGTTAATTAACCTCACAACCCGAAAGGATGAATACCCTGATGAATGAGACGGTCAAAGAAGCGCACGACCGGTCAAGAAACCCTTTAATTTGTATGCAAATCATTCCAAAGCATTTAGCTCATGAATTAAATTAAATTTATTAATCAGATTTAATTATTTAAACGCTAATTATTGTGCAGGATATTTTTTTAGATTTCATTACATCCTTACCTGCTGAGGAAGTTCTTATTTTAAATAAATTCATTTAAAAAGAGCCGGACAATTTTCGACTCATCCAGAGAACTTCAAATGCGCAAATTAATGAATCGTACATTGCTTTCGCAATGTGTCTTAGTGGCTTTAACGTCATTTGGCGCCCAGGCTAACGTAACACCCGCTACGCCCTGCCAGCCGGGCGTGACATCGCAGACCTGCGGCTTAACGAAATATGTAGATAATAGTTTTTATGAAGATCCCGGCGTGACTAATGCCATTATGGCCGACACCACCGCAAATAATATCTTTATGGATGGAAGCCGTGAATCAGGGGATACCCAGTCATTAACCGTTTCTGGTACCGACATGTCCGGCCATTATATTCAGGGCAGCAACGGGGGGACGGCTAATATTACGGTGAATAACGGCGCCACCGTCGATATGATCGAAGTGGGCAATACCGGTGCAACCACTAATACGACGGTGACCATCGATGACGCCACGCTGAATGGCGAAAATGACGCCGGAAGCTACGAGGGCAAGAAAGCCTATATGATGGGTTCCGCCATTTATCTCGACCCCATGGATAAAGGTTACCACACCGTCAACGTTGAGGACGGCAGCATGCTGCACGGCAGTATTCTCAGTGCGGGAGCCGGTGCACAAAATATTGCCATCAGCAACAGCACGATGGATAAAGGCGGTATTTACGCGGGTAGCGATAAATCTGATACCAATATTACGCTGACTAACGCTTCCGTGGATGCCTCGCAGAGCGAAATCGCGCAGAACATCGACACGCTGGCGGTAAAACTGAGCGGATACAAGCCATTCAGCGACATCAACCTGGATGCCTTTGGCGATGTCGCCATCGCGATGTACGGAACGAAGGCTGATTCGCTGGCGCTGGATAACAGTACGGTCACCGGCGACATTGGGGCCTTTAACGAAAACGGCACCACGCTGATTTCATTGACCAATAACAGCGTGGTAAATGGCAATGTGACCGTCGATGGTAACGCCGCAAATTCCGTTCTGGTGGATAACAGCACCGTGAATGGCGAGATAAATACCAGCCAGAGTACGGGCAATAGCACAATTACGCTGCAGAACAACGCGACCGTCAACGGTGATATTACAACGGGTGCAGGTGATGATACGGTCGTGCTGACCAATGATTCACATGTCAATGGCAATGTTAACGGTGGTGACGGCAGCGATACCCTGTCAATGGATGCGGGCAGTTCTATATCCGGACAAATAAGCCAGTTTGAAACGGTAAATACCACCAGCGATAACAGCATTGCGATTGATAAAATTAACGATGCAACCAGCTGGAGTTTGCAAAACGGTTCAACCCTGATTGCCAATACCACCGGCAGCAATGCGCTGGTTACCATGAGCACCGACAGCTACGTGAATTTCGGTAATATTACCGGCGCCAATAACGCCGTGGTGGTGAACAGCATTACGCCGTCTGCGCAAAATCAGCAGGGGATAGTCCTGGGGACCTTCACCACGTCGGGCAGCAGTGCGCCGCAGAATTATGCAGCAGCCACGTTTACCAACGGCGACCAGACCGTGGAGAATCGTAGCGGCGCGTATAACTACAACAACAGTCTGAATATTGTTGCGGCCGACAGCGCGCCTCAGGCTCAGCTGACTGCAGATAATAGCCAGAGCTGGAATATTGAAT harbors:
- a CDS encoding alpha/beta fold hydrolase, yielding MEQQYGEIAHADLRAEHVYTKVNGQRIHCVVAGKGQPVLLIPGWPQTWYTWRYVLQALAAAGFQAIAVDPPGIGESDKPRDGYDTGRVGAMLHTMMAQWGHARYSIVGHDIGMWVGYAIASDFPQAIERLVLTEAVIPGLAPPPPIFVAPEENIFLWHFMFNQLADLPETLTSGRESHYLSYIFDRWSHRREQVAAEVYIAAYSTPGGLRAGFDYYRAIPETIRQNQRRSQTPLTMPVLTVGAEHATRDAPLITLQGNALDLRGETVADCGHFITEECHEAFIGLIVPFLSEGNDRAAG
- a CDS encoding sugar phosphate isomerase/epimerase family protein, yielding MKTLKGPSLHLAQFSDDAAPFNDLPAIARWAAETGFSALQIPAWDRRLFDVATAAESQTYCDDLVGMLAEHGLVVSELTSHIFGQLMAVHPAYDSLCDSFAPPEVHGNPQARSEWARQQLLMAVKASARLGLSDLGTFSGSLAWPYLFPFPQRPEGLIETAFDELARRWMPVLNACEEQGINLCYEIHPSEDLHDGVTFEMFYQRVKEHPRCRILFDPSHMVLQQLNYLEFIDIYKDMINMFHVKDAEFNPTGRQGIYGGYQSWVDRAGRFRSLGDGQVDFRAIFSKLTQYDYAGWATLEWECCLKNPLDGAREGATFIRDHIIHITDKVFDDFAGAPVNPQQINALLGIR
- a CDS encoding TetR/AcrR family transcriptional regulator produces the protein MAGRPRQFDRDQALIKARNLFWRQGYEGTSMSDLVAELGIASARIYKAFGSKEQLFREAIADYENQEGSFADRALAAGGTVRDTLQTLLMDAVHLYCHPDLPQGCMVVASAASVSAENEPIKTWLAQHRLQRTQQIIDRLHQAVQNGELQDTTDAESLGDYFAVFLHGLSVQARDGVPESRLQAAVKQALNLLPPS
- a CDS encoding methyl-accepting chemotaxis protein, with translation MNMLRNFTIRFVMLAILGIFCLMWAGVGLYSTWSLSRVSDGNEVDRQLVKQMTVLSQGNDQYFRFVTRLSRAMEVKAAGGTPDLASAQQALDNMGKKLAEMKAISPGPMDPQVSSRVIGAWQALLEQGVTPQMQQAKLGALDGYRQQANNVTPTLSRAFGAAAEEFNNAAAKSLDSTRVVVDGLTSMTRTVIIVATIVGLLILLFTDRYLVAMLVKPLDRIRQQFRQIAQGDLSQPIEPFGRNCVGQLVPLLSAMQDSLREAVSTIRSGSENIWRGATEISSGNNDLSSRTEEQAAALEETAASMEQLTATVKLNAESARQASQLADVASTTASRGGSLVEEVVSTMSGISESSKKIAEITNVINSIAFQTNILALNAAVEAARAGEQGRGFAVVAGEVRNLASRSANAAKEIEGLITDSVSRVEQGAKLVSDTGTTMDAILRDVTEVTTIMKQIASASEEQSKGISQVGIAITQMDGVTQQNASLVEEVSAAASALERQTEDLQRSVQKFRLTA
- a CDS encoding autotransporter outer membrane beta-barrel domain-containing protein, producing the protein MALTSFGAQANVTPATPCQPGVTSQTCGLTKYVDNSFYEDPGVTNAIMADTTANNIFMDGSRESGDTQSLTVSGTDMSGHYIQGSNGGTANITVNNGATVDMIEVGNTGATTNTTVTIDDATLNGENDAGSYEGKKAYMMGSAIYLDPMDKGYHTVNVEDGSMLHGSILSAGAGAQNIAISNSTMDKGGIYAGSDKSDTNITLTNASVDASQSEIAQNIDTLAVKLSGYKPFSDINLDAFGDVAIAMYGTKADSLALDNSTVTGDIGAFNENGTTLISLTNNSVVNGNVTVDGNAANSVLVDNSTVNGEINTSQSTGNSTITLQNNATVNGDITTGAGDDTVVLTNDSHVNGNVNGGDGSDTLSMDAGSSISGQISQFETVNTTSDNSIAIDKINDATSWSLQNGSTLIANTTGSNALVTMSTDSYVNFGNITGANNAVVVNSITPSAQNQQGIVLGTFTTSGSSAPQNYAAATFTNGDQTVENRSGAYNYNNSLNIVAADSAPQAQLTADNSQSWNIEFNSQKGNLASDVQGLVAGLDAAEQAGHQVADDISNHMNQVHLANLLGEQQDGAQVWGDFLYQNGNFSNDVDYKSITQGAQGGVDWTAHLDNGDSVTGGIALAWTRSRVQDTSDGADSFKDSVYGNYYSLYGGWQQALNGRTWGLFADGSFSYGDMRYSLSANNVTGDTSGMTEALHGSTDGSLYLAQARTGVNVLLPGETLLQPYATLGWDQTKANGFSDSEVTFADSQVSSWNGGAGVRLTTTLRDLNKNVKVMPWIDARFQKEFSDDTDIQAADYHNTSGHNNTMGIFGAGINATIAHNFTLTTGVYVGTGDVDNDASVQAGMSYSF